In Candidatus Sedimenticola sp. (ex Thyasira tokunagai), the following proteins share a genomic window:
- the istB gene encoding IS21-like element helper ATPase IstB yields the protein MNNQTVSQLRQLKLGGMAHALQGQLEQVSTYEGLPFIERLDLLLDQECLSRDQRKQERLIRQARFRLRACVQEIDYQHPRNITQSQIAQLAQGDWINRGQNLLVTGPCGSGKTYLACALGHNACLHGYSVRYYRLSRLLLELTQSKADGSYHKQLKQLAKIQLLVIDDWGLEPLKLAHRNDLMEIMDDRHGHTSTLMISQLPTDQWYVSIGDNTLADAILDRLMHNAHRLQLKGESMRKLMGQLTDGEHLG from the coding sequence ATGAACAATCAAACCGTATCGCAACTGCGTCAACTCAAACTTGGTGGCATGGCCCATGCCCTGCAAGGCCAGCTGGAACAGGTCAGCACCTATGAGGGCTTGCCGTTTATCGAACGACTCGACCTGCTGCTGGATCAGGAGTGCCTCAGCCGAGATCAGCGCAAACAGGAGCGCCTTATCCGCCAGGCTCGCTTCAGGCTCAGGGCCTGTGTCCAGGAGATCGATTACCAGCACCCACGCAACATCACGCAGTCACAGATCGCCCAACTGGCTCAGGGGGACTGGATCAACCGCGGCCAAAATCTGTTGGTGACTGGCCCCTGTGGCAGCGGTAAGACCTACCTCGCTTGTGCACTTGGGCATAACGCCTGTCTGCACGGTTACAGTGTCCGCTACTACCGGCTCTCACGGCTGTTGCTGGAACTGACACAATCCAAGGCCGATGGTAGTTACCATAAACAGCTCAAGCAGCTTGCGAAGATCCAACTGCTGGTGATTGATGACTGGGGGCTGGAGCCGTTGAAGCTGGCCCATCGCAACGATCTGATGGAGATCATGGATGATCGCCACGGGCATACCTCCACGCTGATGATCAGTCAGTTACCCACTGACCAGTGGTATGTCAGCATTGGCGACAACACCTTGGCCGATGCCATTCTCGACCGTCTGATGCACAACGCCCACCGTCTCCAGCTCAAAGGAGAGTCGATGAGAAAACTGATGGGGCAGTTGACTGATGGTGAACACCTGGGTTAA
- the istA gene encoding IS21 family transposase, whose translation MRKIRDILRLRYAAGLSIRQIKESTKASVGAIQKLLAKAAELGLSWPLPNELDDNRLAQLFYPGADTTVSSRYQLPDWSAIHQELKRKGMTKQLLWEEYTQQYPNRCYSYSQFCDRYRHWCGQQKRSMRQTHKAGEKCFVDYCGPTVPIISATTGELCTAQVFVGVLGASNYTYAEATYSQSLPDWLGSHVRMFEFFGGCTELVIPDNLRSAVSKACRYDPQLNPSYQQLAEHYQLAVIPARPYKPKDKSKAEVGVQIVERWILARLRHHSFFSLAEVNQCIRALLDELNKKPFKQLPGNRLQAFEQLDKPALKPLPAHPYHYVDIKPVKVNIDYHVQYRQHHYSVPHQYVGETLELHASDTLVTLYFRQRQVASHPRKHQPGTTTEAAHMPKRHQKHQQWTPGRLKNWAKDIGAEVLVWVDHQLKVKTHPEQAYRVCLGLLNLSCEYPVERLNAACKIANRGGLLRLKQIKSILQSNRDKLPEQLDLQADLPQDHENIRGPHNFH comes from the coding sequence ATGCGAAAAATCAGAGATATTCTGCGACTACGCTATGCTGCCGGGTTATCGATCCGGCAGATCAAAGAGAGCACCAAGGCCAGTGTCGGAGCCATCCAGAAACTGCTGGCCAAGGCAGCTGAGCTTGGACTCTCCTGGCCCTTGCCGAATGAACTGGATGACAACCGGCTGGCCCAGCTCTTCTACCCCGGTGCCGATACCACCGTCTCCTCCCGCTATCAGCTACCTGACTGGTCAGCGATCCATCAGGAACTCAAACGTAAAGGCATGACCAAACAGCTGCTGTGGGAGGAGTACACCCAGCAGTACCCCAACCGCTGCTACAGCTACTCACAGTTCTGTGATCGCTACCGTCACTGGTGTGGCCAACAGAAACGCTCCATGCGCCAAACTCATAAAGCGGGTGAGAAGTGTTTTGTCGACTACTGTGGGCCGACCGTCCCTATCATCAGCGCTACTACCGGTGAATTGTGCACGGCCCAGGTGTTTGTCGGGGTGCTGGGGGCCTCGAACTACACCTATGCTGAAGCCACGTACAGTCAATCTTTACCCGACTGGCTGGGGAGTCATGTACGGATGTTCGAGTTCTTTGGTGGCTGTACTGAACTGGTTATCCCCGATAATCTGCGCAGTGCTGTCAGCAAGGCCTGCCGGTACGATCCACAGCTCAACCCCAGTTACCAACAGTTGGCGGAGCACTACCAGTTGGCAGTTATCCCAGCGCGTCCCTATAAGCCGAAGGACAAGTCCAAAGCGGAGGTGGGTGTGCAGATTGTTGAACGCTGGATACTGGCCCGCCTGCGCCACCATAGCTTCTTCTCACTGGCTGAGGTCAATCAGTGCATCCGGGCCTTGCTTGATGAACTCAACAAAAAGCCATTCAAACAGTTACCGGGCAACCGCCTACAAGCCTTTGAGCAGCTCGATAAACCTGCCTTGAAACCCTTGCCCGCACACCCTTACCACTATGTGGATATCAAACCGGTCAAGGTCAATATCGACTATCACGTACAGTACCGGCAGCACCACTACTCGGTTCCTCATCAGTACGTCGGTGAAACACTGGAACTGCATGCCAGCGATACGCTGGTCACCCTCTACTTCCGGCAGCGACAGGTAGCCTCACATCCACGAAAACACCAGCCCGGTACGACCACCGAGGCGGCTCACATGCCTAAGCGCCATCAGAAACATCAGCAATGGACACCGGGGCGGCTGAAGAACTGGGCAAAAGATATCGGTGCTGAGGTGCTGGTCTGGGTGGATCACCAACTGAAGGTAAAGACTCATCCAGAGCAGGCTTACCGGGTCTGCCTCGGGCTGCTCAATCTCAGTTGTGAGTATCCTGTTGAGCGGCTCAATGCCGCCTGCAAAATCGCTAATCGCGGAGGCCTGTTACGCCTGAAGCAGATCAAGTCAATCCTGCAAAGTAACCGCGACAAACTGCCCGAACAGCTCGACCTTCAGGCAGATCTACCTCAGGACCATGAAAATATCCGTGGCCCCCACAACTTCCATTGA
- a CDS encoding IS3 family transposase (programmed frameshift) yields the protein MTKSRRTFSPEFKLEAAQLVLDQRYTIKAASEAVGVGKSTLEYWIRQLRQERQGETPKASALTPEQRRIQELEKRLRRVEQEKEILKKGYRSLDVRLNEQFAIVHRLQESYPVNRLCELFDVHRSSYRAWRARPAGPKPHEQYLRARIEAAHRMSNGSAGARTIAKLVTTEGLELSRYRVSRRMKILGLVSSQQPKHRYKKADQAHIAIPNLLDRQFDVKAPDQVWVGDITYVWVGRRWAYLAVVLDLFARKPVGWALSFSSDSGLTRKALLMAYESRGKPQGLMFHSDQGCQYTSLSFRQLLWSYQMRQSMSRRGNCWDNSPMERFFRSLKTEWIPEVGYTSLEDAKRGIIDYIIGYYSQFRPHTHNDGLAPNAAEEHYWNAHKAVAKMT from the exons ATGACAAAGAGCAGGCGAACATTTAGCCCGGAATTCAAACTGGAAGCAGCACAACTTGTACTCGACCAGAGATATACGATCAAAGCAGCATCAGAGGCTGTAGGGGTTGGAAAATCCACCCTTGAATACTGGATTCGCCAGCTCAGACAAGAGCGACAGGGCGAGACACCCAAGGCTTCAGCACTGACACCAGAACAGAGAAGGATACAAGAGCTGGAAAAACGTCTTAGGCGAGTTGAGCAGGAGAAAGAAATACTAAA AAAAGGCTACCGCTCTCTTGATGTCAGACTCAATGAACAATTTGCGATAGTTCATCGACTTCAAGAGAGCTACCCGGTCAATCGTCTATGTGAGCTGTTCGATGTACATCGCAGCAGTTATAGGGCATGGAGAGCAAGACCGGCAGGCCCTAAGCCACATGAGCAATATTTGAGAGCGAGGATTGAAGCGGCTCACCGGATGAGTAATGGTTCAGCTGGTGCAAGAACGATCGCCAAGCTGGTCACCACGGAAGGACTTGAACTGAGCCGTTATCGAGTCTCACGCAGGATGAAAATCCTGGGTCTGGTAAGTAGTCAACAGCCAAAGCATCGCTATAAGAAAGCAGATCAGGCACATATAGCCATCCCGAACCTGTTGGATCGCCAGTTTGATGTAAAGGCGCCTGATCAGGTCTGGGTAGGAGATATCACTTATGTTTGGGTGGGTAGGCGCTGGGCTTACTTGGCTGTGGTATTGGATCTGTTTGCGCGTAAGCCAGTGGGATGGGCCTTATCGTTTTCATCGGACAGTGGGTTAACGAGAAAAGCGTTGCTGATGGCATATGAATCGAGAGGCAAGCCGCAGGGCCTGATGTTCCATTCAGACCAGGGGTGCCAATATACCAGCTTGTCATTCAGGCAATTGCTCTGGAGTTACCAGATGAGGCAGAGCATGAGCCGCCGAGGTAACTGCTGGGACAATAGCCCGATGGAACGCTTTTTCAGAAGTTTGAAAACCGAATGGATTCCCGAGGTCGGTTACACTTCACTTGAAGATGCGAAGCGAGGAATCATAGACTATATCATTGGGTACTACAGCCAGTTCAGGCCACATACCCACAATGATGGATTGGCACCCAATGCAGCTGAAGAGCACTATTGGAATGCCCATAAAGCCGTGGCCAAAATGACTTGA